A window of Clostridioides sp. ES-S-0010-02 genomic DNA:
CAAGTTAAAGATGTAAGTAAAAGTTATGGACAAGCTAAAGTGCTAAAAGACATATCTATTGATATTGAAAAAGGAGAGTTTATTTGTTTATTGGGACCAAGTGGATGTGGGAAAAGTACATTGCTTAGGATAATTGCAGGGCTTGAAGACAAACATGATGGAAAAATAATAATAAATGATAAGGATATGACAAACTCACCACCTGAAAGTAGAAATTTTGGTATAGTTTTTCAGTCATATGCACTATTTCCAAATATGACTGTTTACAAAAACATAGCTTTTGGCTTAGAAAATAAAAATATAAATAAATCTAATATTGATAAGAAAGTTAATGAAGTTTTAGAGGTAGTAGAATTAAGTGGATATGAGAAAAAGTATCCCTCTCAATTATCAGGAGGGCAACAACAGAGAGTCGCACTAGCTCGTGCAATTGCTCTAGAGCCAGATTTTTTACTTCTTGATGAACCATTATCTGCATTGGATGCAAAAGTAAGATTGAAACTTAGGGAACAGATTAGAAGCTTACATAGAAAACTGGGTATTACTACTATAATGGTAACTCACGACCAAGAAGAGGCACTTTGCTTGGCGGATAAAATGGTTGTTATGAATAGTGGAGAAATAATACAGGTTGGGACTCCAAAAGAAATATATAAAAATCCAGAGACCCCTTTTGTAGCTGATTTTATAGGGACAATAAACTTTATAGATGATGGTATTAATAAGATAGCTATCAGACCAGAAGATATAAAAGTAGAATTTAATAGAGATTCTAAAGACAATGATATCAAAGTTGGAGAGATTTTAGATATTGAATTTAGAGGATTTAACTATAGAATTACAGTTGAGTATTGTTCTAAGAAAATAAAATTAGATATAGTTTCAAAAGTTGCAGAACAAATGAAACTATGTATAGGGTCTAAAATAAATTTTAAAATTCCCAAAGAAGGAATTGTAGAATATAAATCAGAGGGATGTGCTTAATAGCTAGGGGTGAATAAATGATAACAACAAAAAACAAAAGAAGGATAAGTGATAGTACAATACAAAAATGTTTTTTAATTTTTTCGCTAATTATACTAATAGTATTTATATTGTTTCCTTTAGTATCACTATTAAAAAATGCATTTTTAGATACAAGTGGAAACTTCATAGGTATTTCAAATTTTAGTAAATATGCTGAAAATCCAAGTCTTATAGCATCATTTAAAAATTCAATTTTTGTATCTACAGTTTCATCTTTAATATCACTATGTTTA
This region includes:
- a CDS encoding ATP-binding cassette domain-containing protein; translation: MSFLQVKDVSKSYGQAKVLKDISIDIEKGEFICLLGPSGCGKSTLLRIIAGLEDKHDGKIIINDKDMTNSPPESRNFGIVFQSYALFPNMTVYKNIAFGLENKNINKSNIDKKVNEVLEVVELSGYEKKYPSQLSGGQQQRVALARAIALEPDFLLLDEPLSALDAKVRLKLREQIRSLHRKLGITTIMVTHDQEEALCLADKMVVMNSGEIIQVGTPKEIYKNPETPFVADFIGTINFIDDGINKIAIRPEDIKVEFNRDSKDNDIKVGEILDIEFRGFNYRITVEYCSKKIKLDIVSKVAEQMKLCIGSKINFKIPKEGIVEYKSEGCA